A single genomic interval of Polaribacter vadi harbors:
- a CDS encoding DUF2256 domain-containing protein, giving the protein MKKQHLPEKECLVCKRPFTWRKKWEKNWNDVKYCSEKCRRNKITQV; this is encoded by the coding sequence GTGAAAAAACAACATTTACCAGAGAAAGAATGTCTTGTCTGTAAAAGACCTTTTACTTGGCGAAAAAAGTGGGAAAAGAATTGGAACGACGTTAAATATTGTAGCGAAAAATGCAGGAGAAACAAAATAACACAGGTTTAA
- a CDS encoding DASH family cryptochrome, with product MQEKQNNTGLIWFRNNLRTQDNSSLKKAIDNHTKIIAVYFFDPKNFKKEIFGFKKTEKFRAKFLIETITDLKENLAKLNITLLTYFDAPENKISFLVDEFSVNAIYTQKEWTTEEVETNNLIKSTLDESINFVEDYDQFLYHPETVSKNFEKIPNVFTGFRKKLEKYVEILPEITISKVASDNLVEDSTTIPTLQELGFVDFETHRNSAFPFKGGETEALKRLDHYFFETKKVGFYKQTRNGLIGIGYSTKFSAWLANGSLSAKTIYNKIKEYEQEFGSNQSTYWVIFELIWRDYFKYISLKHNAKIFKIGGILEKNYEWNTNEEVVQKWINGETKDDFVNANMIELKETGWMSNRGRQNVASYFAKELLLDWRIGATYFESLLLDYDVHSNYGNWMYVAGVGNDPRDRKFNTKLQAERYDSNHKFRNIWLEKTLF from the coding sequence ATGCAGGAGAAACAAAATAACACAGGTTTAATTTGGTTTCGTAATAATTTGCGAACTCAAGATAATAGTTCTCTAAAAAAAGCAATTGACAATCATACAAAAATAATTGCAGTCTATTTTTTTGATCCAAAAAACTTTAAAAAAGAAATCTTCGGATTTAAAAAAACTGAGAAGTTTAGAGCTAAATTTTTAATTGAAACGATTACAGATTTAAAAGAAAATTTGGCAAAACTAAATATTACACTTCTCACCTATTTTGATGCTCCAGAAAACAAAATTTCTTTTTTGGTTGATGAATTTTCTGTAAATGCCATTTACACGCAAAAAGAATGGACAACAGAAGAAGTCGAAACAAATAATTTGATAAAATCGACTTTGGATGAAAGTATAAATTTCGTCGAAGATTATGATCAATTTTTATACCATCCAGAAACGGTTTCTAAAAATTTTGAGAAGATTCCGAATGTATTTACTGGCTTTAGAAAAAAGCTAGAAAAGTATGTTGAAATTCTACCAGAAATAACCATTTCAAAAGTAGCTTCTGATAATTTAGTTGAAGATTCAACGACCATCCCAACATTACAAGAATTAGGTTTTGTTGATTTTGAAACCCATAGAAATTCTGCTTTCCCATTTAAAGGTGGAGAAACTGAAGCCTTAAAACGATTAGATCATTATTTTTTTGAAACTAAAAAAGTTGGTTTCTACAAACAAACTAGAAACGGATTAATTGGAATTGGTTATTCTACAAAATTCTCTGCTTGGTTGGCAAATGGAAGTTTATCAGCAAAAACAATCTATAATAAAATTAAAGAATATGAGCAAGAATTTGGCTCAAATCAATCTACTTATTGGGTAATTTTTGAGTTGATTTGGAGAGATTATTTCAAATATATTTCTTTAAAACACAATGCTAAAATCTTCAAAATTGGCGGGATTTTAGAAAAAAATTACGAATGGAATACCAATGAAGAAGTAGTTCAAAAATGGATTAATGGCGAAACAAAAGACGATTTTGTAAACGCAAACATGATTGAATTGAAAGAAACAGGTTGGATGAGCAATAGAGGAAGGCAAAACGTAGCTTCTTATTTTGCAAAAGAATTGTTGTTAGATTGGCGAATTGGAGCTACCTATTTTGAGTCGCTTTTACTAGATTATGATGTGCATAGCAATTATGGAAATTGGATGTATGTTGCTGGTGTTGGCAATGATCCACGAGACAGAAAATTCAACACAAAATTGCAAGCAGAACGTTATGATTCCAATCATAAATTCAGAAATATTTGGTTAGAGAAAACATTATTTTAG
- a CDS encoding cryptochrome/photolyase family protein yields the protein MKKLRLILGDQLNSNHSWYHKVDENNIYCFFEMRQETDYVKHHIQKIVGFFASMRNFADELKSKNHAVIYYQLNDKRNTQSLIENLSQLIKENNIEKFEYQLPDEFRLDKQLKDFCKNIDIETEVFSTEHFYTEREDLKTFFKGKKTFLMENFYRDMRKKHQILMVDAQPEGGKWNFDASNRKKWKGDTIIPPQKNFDNDVSEILQEIEKAGVKSIGKINEKYFEYPISRKQALEQLAYFCENLLIHFGDFQDAMHTDNWYLFHSKLSFAMNTKMISPKEIIDATLQTYRERKDEINISQVEGFIRQIIGWREYMRGMYWMLMPDYKSENFLDNHNKLPNFFWTGNTKMNCLKNAINNSLDNGYAHHIQRLMITGNFALLTQINPDEIDAWYLGIYVDAIEWVQLPNTRGMSQFADGGKIATKPYVSSGSYIHKMSNYCDGCKYNKKTKLEDDSCPFNSLYWNFLDEKQEKLSSNFRMKMMYSLLNKMSASDRSKIKEKANHIIQNLDEY from the coding sequence ATGAAAAAATTACGCTTAATTTTAGGAGATCAACTAAATAGCAACCATTCTTGGTATCATAAAGTTGATGAAAATAATATCTATTGTTTTTTTGAAATGCGTCAAGAAACCGATTACGTAAAACATCATATTCAAAAAATAGTTGGCTTTTTTGCTTCGATGCGAAATTTTGCTGATGAGTTAAAATCTAAAAATCATGCTGTTATTTATTATCAACTAAATGATAAAAGAAACACCCAAAGTTTAATCGAAAATTTATCACAACTAATCAAAGAAAACAATATTGAAAAGTTTGAATATCAATTGCCAGATGAATTTAGACTAGACAAACAATTAAAAGATTTTTGCAAAAATATCGACATTGAAACCGAAGTTTTTTCTACCGAACATTTTTATACAGAAAGAGAAGATTTAAAAACGTTTTTTAAAGGGAAGAAAACCTTTTTGATGGAAAATTTTTACAGAGATATGCGTAAAAAACATCAAATTTTAATGGTGGATGCACAACCTGAAGGTGGTAAATGGAATTTTGATGCCAGCAATCGAAAAAAATGGAAAGGCGATACGATTATTCCTCCTCAAAAAAACTTTGATAATGATGTTTCAGAAATCCTACAAGAAATTGAAAAAGCTGGAGTTAAATCCATTGGAAAAATCAATGAGAAATATTTTGAATATCCGATTTCCAGAAAACAAGCTTTAGAACAATTAGCCTATTTCTGCGAAAATTTATTGATTCATTTTGGCGATTTTCAAGATGCCATGCATACAGATAATTGGTATTTATTTCATTCAAAATTATCGTTTGCAATGAATACCAAAATGATTTCTCCTAAAGAAATTATCGATGCAACTTTACAAACTTATAGAGAGCGAAAAGATGAAATAAACATTTCTCAAGTAGAAGGTTTTATTCGACAAATTATTGGTTGGCGAGAATATATGAGAGGAATGTATTGGATGTTAATGCCTGATTATAAAAGTGAGAATTTTCTAGACAATCACAACAAACTTCCTAACTTTTTCTGGACAGGAAACACCAAAATGAATTGCCTTAAAAATGCGATTAATAATTCTTTGGATAATGGCTATGCACATCACATTCAACGTTTAATGATTACAGGGAATTTTGCCTTATTAACACAAATAAATCCTGATGAAATCGACGCTTGGTATTTAGGCATTTATGTAGATGCCATTGAATGGGTTCAGTTACCAAACACAAGAGGAATGAGCCAATTTGCTGATGGTGGAAAAATCGCCACAAAACCCTACGTTTCTAGTGGAAGTTACATTCACAAAATGAGCAATTATTGTGATGGATGCAAGTACAATAAAAAGACAAAATTAGAGGATGATTCTTGTCCTTTTAACAGCTTATATTGGAATTTCCTGGATGAGAAGCAAGAAAAATTATCCTCTAATTTTAGGATGAAAATGATGTATAGTTTGCTGAATAAAATGTCAGCATCAGATAGAAGTAAAATCAAAGAAAAAGCGAATCATATTATTCAAAATTTAGATGAATATTAA